Proteins from one Candidatus Dormiibacterota bacterium genomic window:
- the hutH gene encoding histidine ammonia-lyase has translation MPITSASQTIELDGRHLSLEAIEAVANGAPVRVGDAAWQRVKAAREFVEARFADGDAIYGVTTGFGRLANVQIAPEDAAQLQLNLVRSHAAGTGAPLAEQYARAAGVLRVNSLAAGHSGIKVDTLELLLELLNRGVTPVVPSQGSVGASGDLAPLAHMSLTLLGEGEAFYGGERLPSAVALERAGLRPVTLGPKEGLALINGTQVMTGIGALGVLRAERLAEAADVIAAMSLEAFLGTDRVFDRRLNDLRPHPGQSNVADRLRALLADSQIMRSHRECGRVQDPYSFRCIPVVHGAVRDSIAHVRRVTHIEANSVTDNPLVFPEDGEFLSGGNFHGEPIALAMDFLKIAIAELASIGERRLYLLLNAEDRGLPLFLTGRSGLQSGLMIVQYCAAALVNDNKGLAWPSSVDTIPTSAGQEDHVSMGMTSANNLVRVLDNVEGALACELLGALAATDFRRPLRSGKGTQAAYDLARRTIDPWTVDRVPAPDIEAARVLIRTDALARAAASASA, from the coding sequence ATGCCCATTACGAGCGCTTCCCAGACCATCGAACTCGACGGCCGTCATCTCTCGCTTGAGGCGATCGAAGCGGTCGCTAACGGAGCGCCCGTCCGCGTCGGAGATGCGGCGTGGCAGCGCGTGAAGGCGGCGCGCGAGTTCGTTGAAGCGCGCTTCGCCGACGGCGATGCGATCTACGGCGTCACCACCGGTTTCGGGCGGCTGGCCAACGTTCAGATTGCTCCCGAAGACGCCGCGCAACTGCAACTGAACTTGGTGCGTAGCCATGCAGCCGGTACCGGAGCGCCGCTTGCCGAGCAGTACGCGCGCGCGGCGGGCGTGCTGCGCGTCAACTCGCTTGCGGCGGGCCACTCGGGCATCAAAGTCGATACCCTCGAGCTGCTGCTCGAGCTCCTCAACCGCGGCGTTACGCCGGTCGTGCCATCGCAGGGCTCGGTCGGTGCGAGCGGCGATCTTGCGCCGCTCGCACACATGAGCCTCACGCTCCTGGGCGAGGGCGAGGCTTTCTATGGCGGGGAGCGCCTGCCCAGCGCGGTCGCGCTCGAGCGCGCTGGGCTGCGTCCCGTTACGCTCGGCCCGAAGGAGGGGCTCGCGCTCATCAACGGCACGCAGGTGATGACCGGAATCGGAGCGCTCGGCGTGCTTCGCGCCGAGCGTCTTGCCGAGGCCGCCGACGTGATCGCCGCCATGTCGCTGGAAGCGTTTCTCGGCACCGATCGCGTCTTCGACAGGCGCCTGAACGATCTGCGCCCGCACCCCGGCCAATCGAACGTCGCCGATCGCCTGCGCGCGTTGCTCGCCGATTCGCAGATCATGCGCTCGCACCGCGAATGTGGGCGCGTGCAAGACCCGTATTCATTCCGTTGCATCCCCGTCGTGCACGGTGCCGTGCGAGATTCGATCGCGCACGTGCGCCGCGTGACGCACATCGAAGCGAACTCCGTCACCGACAATCCGCTCGTCTTTCCCGAAGACGGCGAATTTCTCTCGGGCGGCAATTTTCACGGCGAGCCGATCGCCCTTGCGATGGATTTTCTCAAAATTGCGATCGCCGAACTCGCATCGATCGGCGAGCGCCGCCTCTATTTGCTGCTCAATGCGGAGGATCGCGGTTTGCCGCTCTTCTTGACCGGGCGCTCGGGGTTGCAGTCGGGACTGATGATCGTGCAGTACTGCGCGGCCGCGCTCGTCAACGATAACAAAGGGCTGGCGTGGCCTTCGAGCGTGGATACGATTCCAACCTCGGCGGGACAGGAAGACCACGTCAGCATGGGCATGACGTCGGCGAACAATCTCGTGCGCGTGCTCGATAACGTCGAAGGCGCGCTCGCATGCGAATTGCTCGGCGCGCTCGCCGCGACCGATTTCCGTCGCCCGTTACGATCGGGCAAAGGCACGCAAGCTGCATACGATCTCGCTCGCCGAACGATCGATCCGTGGACGGTCGATCGCGTTCCCGCGCCGGATATCGAAGCCGCGCGCGTCCTCATTCGCACCGATGCGCTCGCCCGCGCCGCGGCATCGGCATCCGCTTGA